A genomic stretch from Bacterioplanes sanyensis includes:
- a CDS encoding DUF3592 domain-containing protein gives MVKKKGNNRIFGWLFLAAGVGVFIFTAILPLIKYWQSSDWQPVNATLTRLELQSNTSEDSTTYKVVASYHFQINGQQYRSHQVSLFGGSDNIGSYWSDLYSRLKRQRDSNAVIAWVNPQDPTQSLLDRSLRPGFIIMGSVFLLAFGGIGLMVVYRGQSVSNSVAAGSLSSEQKGKYKVLLVLGTGFTVLGVAAGVSALHSTQHWQWEQLLIALFPLAGIAMLVQAIRARQRFLAIGVTPLLLDPDPASSGGHIAGSFQLSSPTEGPIAIKLQCINRYTTGSGDDRKTEERVVWEEQSICWHGNNQTQCFLFSPNKAAPASGAARRGIILWRLTATGSVRPSGQEQAEAFERSWQIPVKDGIEHSSLTPPERHTQHIAEHFEADVTQGFGIRQQGQETYFISAAGRHMASNLGLMAIGAVFSVAGVFLFTEALQEGGALWFMSVSFFAAGMAVTMAGIWTAGRKLETWISPGNIRTQRSLFGKPLYTHQRQNIQPDQLKTSVTSSSRSGSRHTEYYRVHTSNNNDITLAEGIDGKAEADALVAQMRKALTGHLDDELG, from the coding sequence ATGGTCAAGAAGAAAGGCAACAATCGTATCTTTGGCTGGTTGTTTCTGGCGGCGGGTGTGGGCGTATTTATCTTTACGGCCATTTTGCCACTAATAAAGTACTGGCAGTCGAGCGATTGGCAGCCCGTGAATGCCACGCTGACACGACTGGAGCTGCAATCTAACACCAGCGAGGACAGCACCACTTATAAAGTGGTGGCCAGTTACCATTTCCAAATAAATGGCCAGCAATATCGCAGCCATCAAGTGTCTTTGTTTGGCGGCTCGGACAATATTGGTAGCTACTGGTCTGACTTATATTCCCGTTTAAAGCGCCAGCGAGACAGCAACGCTGTCATTGCCTGGGTCAACCCGCAAGACCCGACACAGTCTCTGTTAGATCGCAGTCTGCGGCCCGGATTTATTATTATGGGCAGTGTTTTCCTGTTGGCATTTGGCGGTATTGGCCTGATGGTGGTGTATCGCGGCCAGAGCGTCAGCAATAGCGTAGCCGCCGGCAGCCTATCCAGTGAGCAGAAAGGCAAATATAAGGTGCTACTTGTACTGGGAACAGGGTTCACTGTGCTTGGCGTAGCTGCGGGCGTCAGCGCACTGCACTCCACCCAACATTGGCAGTGGGAACAGCTGCTGATTGCACTGTTTCCATTGGCAGGGATAGCAATGCTGGTGCAAGCAATACGCGCTCGACAACGCTTTTTAGCCATCGGCGTCACTCCCCTACTGCTCGACCCAGACCCAGCCTCCAGCGGCGGACATATCGCCGGAAGCTTTCAGCTCAGCAGTCCCACAGAAGGCCCGATTGCCATCAAACTGCAGTGCATCAATCGCTATACCACTGGTAGCGGTGACGATAGAAAGACCGAAGAACGCGTTGTCTGGGAGGAGCAGTCTATTTGCTGGCACGGCAATAACCAAACGCAGTGCTTTCTATTTTCTCCCAACAAAGCAGCACCCGCATCCGGTGCAGCAAGACGCGGCATCATACTATGGCGTTTAACCGCGACCGGCAGTGTGCGACCAAGCGGACAAGAGCAAGCAGAGGCCTTCGAGCGCAGCTGGCAAATACCGGTTAAAGACGGTATCGAGCACAGCAGTCTGACACCACCAGAGCGTCACACGCAGCACATCGCTGAGCACTTTGAAGCCGATGTCACGCAAGGCTTTGGTATCCGCCAGCAAGGACAAGAAACTTACTTTATTAGTGCGGCCGGTCGCCATATGGCATCTAACCTTGGTTTAATGGCCATCGGCGCTGTATTTTCCGTGGCCGGTGTATTCCTGTTTACCGAAGCATTGCAAGAAGGTGGCGCATTGTGGTTTATGAGTGTGTCATTTTTCGCTGCTGGCATGGCCGTGACCATGGCAGGGATTTGGACAGCAGGGCGCAAGCTAGAAACCTGGATCAGTCCAGGCAATATCCGCACGCAACGATCATTATTCGGAAAACCTCTGTACACGCATCAGCGGCAGAATATTCAACCAGACCAATTAAAAACGTCGGTCACGTCTTCTAGCCGCTCCGGCAGCCGCCATACAGAGTACTATCGAGTGCATACCAGTAATAACAATGATATTACCTTGGCAGAAGGCATCGACGGCAAGGCCGAGGCCGATGCACTGGTGGCGCAGATGCGTAAGGCTTTGACCGGCCATTTGGATGATGAACTGGGATAA